A section of the Candidatus Zixiibacteriota bacterium genome encodes:
- a CDS encoding tyrosine-type recombinase/integrase, giving the protein MQDHLKRLYQIVDAFKVGKNWKTYIDAFVFGCKIRNLAPRTLNVYAERLGYLARYLEAKGIDIEEITKQHLQEYLLSLIGVVSDETVNGRIRVYPRFFTYLEEENFWTKPNPAHKLKLIKASKRIKPVISPEQVGQILQSLNRNTLEGYRNLAMVMLFWDAMIRKEELITLRLEHVDLRAGLIKVYGKGRKERQVPMGSKTIKTLHFYLNRWLQDLSGDLMFCQRNGDQITSRHCHKTIQHIGKKVGVILYPHLIRHSAATYFIR; this is encoded by the coding sequence GTGCAAGATCATCTCAAGAGACTGTATCAAATTGTCGATGCATTCAAGGTGGGGAAAAATTGGAAAACGTACATTGATGCATTCGTCTTCGGCTGCAAGATTCGCAATCTCGCTCCGAGGACACTCAATGTTTATGCCGAGCGCTTGGGCTACCTTGCCCGGTACCTGGAAGCCAAAGGCATAGACATCGAAGAGATCACCAAGCAGCATCTTCAAGAGTATCTGCTATCGCTCATTGGTGTTGTTTCAGATGAGACAGTCAACGGTCGCATACGCGTGTATCCAAGGTTTTTCACCTACCTTGAAGAGGAAAACTTTTGGACAAAACCAAATCCTGCTCATAAGCTAAAGCTCATCAAAGCCTCAAAGCGCATCAAACCAGTCATCTCGCCTGAACAAGTCGGTCAGATTCTCCAATCGCTCAACCGGAATACCTTAGAGGGCTACCGAAATCTGGCAATGGTGATGCTGTTCTGGGATGCGATGATCCGCAAAGAGGAGTTAATCACACTCAGGCTTGAGCATGTCGACCTGCGGGCCGGTCTGATTAAGGTTTACGGCAAAGGGCGGAAAGAACGGCAGGTCCCGATGGGGTCAAAGACCATCAAGACCCTGCATTTCTATCTGAACCGTTGGCTACAGGATCTTTCAGGCGATCTGATGTTCTGCCAGCGAAACGGCGATCAGATTACGTCTCGACATTGCCACAAGACCATTCAGCATATTGGCAAGAAGGTCGGTGTGATTCTGTATCCGCACCTGATCAGGCACAGCGCGGCCACATATTTCATCCGATAA